Part of the Nicotiana sylvestris chromosome 2, ASM39365v2, whole genome shotgun sequence genome, GGCCCCTCCTTCTTCATAAGGGAAACACGGATTAGTCCATGAGACCCAGTGGTGCTTCCCTCCAACTTCATTACTAGTCCAGAAGAACCTAGCAATATACTTTTCTATCATATCAATAGTCCCCTTAAGAGGATGCACAGTTGCTTGGGTGTGTATGTTAAGAGCAGAGAGGACATGTCGATTAAGTACAACTCTACCTCCAGTGGATAAAATTTTTAAATGCCATCCCTTAATTTTGTTAATCACTTTAGTCACCATATCACAGAAAAAGATTAGAGTACAATGGACATCCAAGGTACTTCATTGGAAGTTGATCGAACCTCATTCCAAGGATCCTTCCCACCCTTGTAATTACTCTATAAGGGGTATTAGGGCCATATATTGATCAGTTGGCCAGACACCCTCTCATACGAAGCCAATGTATTAAGGATCTATTGCAAAAGACTATAGTGTCATCGGCAAAGGCCGAATGATTAATTTGAGGACCATGCTGACTCATATTCAACCCCATTGCACAATGAATTAATCTATGCTTACTTCAACAGAAAGGCCGATGTCCAATTGTCCATCATAACAAATTGATTTCGACAAGTAGCTTAGTtttttgaaaaggaaagaaagtagGTGTTAttttatactccctccgttccaatctATGTGAGTCTGTTTGACTAGACacggagtttaaaaaaaaaataaaaaaatttaaaatttgtggttctaaacgggccccagagtatttgtgtggatttaaaagcttctcattaaggatagaattgtaagtttaagctaaattgttaccaaatttagaaagagaTCATTCTTTtgaaacggaccaaaaaggaaataagttcacataaactgaaacagagggagtagtaATTAAGAAACGAAATCCAGATGTTAATTTTATGTGCAATCTAGGAATGAAAAAATGTTAGAAGGGCCAGATGGACTATTATCTATGAGAAGTTTTATTGTGTGCCTCACACAACTGACATTAGTTGTGTGAGGTTCCATTTTGTCttacaaatttgtggaccccaatcttacatTTCTGGGTCTACAAAAATCTGGGTCCACAAAATTGTGAGACAAAAAAAGtatctcatacaactagtgtcagttgtatgagacacaaaataaaattttccattaTCTAGTGTTATCAAGTTTGGTAATTAATAATAAAGTACAATGACATAAAAACTGTAATGAGTTAACATAATTTATTTATGATAAAATTTAAGCTTTTAGCTTGTCACTTGACTTAACCACATGCTTCACtattctccttttaatataatatagaagtccaaatatttttttatttttcggattGTATTCTTTTCTTATCTATTGAATAATATATATTTGCTAAGTAAATTTAGAAATAAAgatatcaaaaaataaaataattcaaCCAATAGattaagctctctctctctctctctctctctctctctatatatatatatatatatatatatatatatatatatatatatatatatatttatattctcTTATGAAAATTTTAACTATAAAATAAAACTTATAATTCtaatttgaaaataaaaggaaaaaaattaattttgttttatgtATAACAGAAAATAACAACTATTAAAAGTATTGGttgattttttaaagaaataataaaaGGCTTCTTTATTAAAGTATTTATATCTAAACACTTAaaccaaataatgaaaagaaacaaaaaatgaaaaagaaataggaaaatacAAGAATTTTGGTGTAGGGATTTGAACCTTGTACCTCAGACCAAACCATCTTTCTAGCTATCCTTCAACCATTGGGCTGCCCAgtggttttgtgtataatgtggTGATTTAAATGAATTTGTATTCACTATGAATATTGGAAGAATACATAACTGAACTACATATTATATTACTATGTTGGTATCTAGTTGATTATGTTACAGTTAACGGAAACTGAGTATCAGCAAATGACATTTCCATAATCCTACAATGGGCAGAAATAGCAAATGAACATTTATAAGCAAAGTTGAGAAGAAATTTTGCGTGGAAATTATAAGCTTTGTATGGTTGATTAGTTGCTCTATGAATGATCAATGTTAGTGTTTCCTTTCTCACTTTATAAAGAATCAGTTTTCCTCAAGAACCCAGTATCGAACCACATATAGGAGAAAGCTGACACAAATGGCAGCAGTGCCAAGAACGATAATAAGCCGAATCCACAAGTGGGATATAAATGCCTTCAGGACTACTGCATCCCACAACCAAAACCAGAAAACGGAGAAAGAGAATCCTAGCACAGCACCTACGGCTACTTGGCTGGTTGTGTGAAGCCGTTGGGAAACCCGTAGCCATGACTGCACAAACAGAAACAACGAGCATATCAGTTTATGGCTACAACAGTTACAACTAAACTAAGGTTTCGTGCAGAAACTCGGTTGACAGAAGGTAGAAGCCAGCTGCTCTACAAGCATATGAAAATAATTTGACAAAAACAAACTAAATAAAGGTTTGGCTGTACACTTACAAAGTAGGAGCCAATTGCAAAGATAAGTGCGCTAATGACTGCGGTTATTCCGTTTAACCCAAAATATTCTACCACTgtgacaaacaaaaagaaaagatgtATCAGAGGTTAGGTATGGAGAGTTTTAATGCCATAGCTGCACACAAAATTTATGAAACAAGAAAAGGAAACTTGAACTGTCAAACAAGGCGCAAACTCCCTGTGTCCTTTCTAGTGATCTTATTCATCAAATAAGAACCACATTGTTCTAAGGTATATCTGAGGCGATATAAATTCAATCTGAATCTATGACAATAGAAGAGCACTCGTGACCATGAACATTGGTAGCAGACAGGTTAATCAAGTTCAGAAGTTAACTTAACGTATCATGCTACCATTAATTTGGACATGCTAGTACTGCTAATGAAGTAAAGGCACAGTACTATCTGGACATGCTAATGAGTCGTATGCAATGTCAATAAGTCATAAAGTTTAAGTATGTGCAACAAAATCACATAGAACTATCACATAAAGGGAAGAAAGAGTGCAAATTCAGCACTGCGTCTCACTGTTTAAGGCCAAATTAGGATTACAATTTGCTAGGTTAAAAGCTTGTGGACTGCCTGGAAACCTTAGTATCTTACTCACCTTACATTATTAACATAGAGTTCCCTGTCAAGCCGTTTGGATTGTGCATCTTCGACACTCTTTACAAGAGTTTCAGTGTATTACTAGAGAAACTTTAAGCATGCATGTAGATTAAACAGATGAGAAGATTTTGAGCACTATTTTGTTGTAGCTTAGCTCTTCAGGCTTTAGAACTGGTATGTATTGCAAGAGATATTGAACTTTACAGCAGATTTATTCTATAGATTCAATAATGATTGAACAGTTCCCACCTAAGTTGCTCTGACACGGCAGTTTAGGTGCAGAAAAATAGCATACCTTATCTAGGAAATCAATCCTTTACTTATGTACAACTTGAGAATAAAGAAGAAATCCACTTTACGAGCTATACGTAAATATTCCacaaaatttctcataatttagaaatatttttatgtttttatttttttgaattatttttagctgGATCCTCGCACCCGTACCAGGATCCGTATCCCCGAATCTTATAATTTACATTTCGAAGAATCCGACCTCTAGATCTCGCCCGTGTCGGACACCCGCACCCAgtgtccgagcaacttaggtTCTCACTTACATCTAACTATTGCCTAAAAATCTATGTAATGATCTATAACCGTGGATGAGTCCCTTTCTAGACGCAATTCACATTCTATTATATCCATGATCAAAGGAGAAAAGTCGTACAGATCAGTTAATTGATTGCTTAAAATCTTCTAGGAAGTTCTGACAGGGAATATGTGATAGATATGAAGAATATCTAAAATCAAGTATAATCTCTCCATCTAAGCAATTGGCTAAGAAAATTACTTGAGACAATACAGAATGTTGCTGCATAGATGATAGACTGTGCATGAGAAGATGGCATTCCAGGGTCTGATCTTAGCGTAGAAACGGGTCGCTCTTGGTTCAGTATTCTCTTCAGTACAGTTGAGAGCCAGGCATTCAGAACAGAACCAGAAGCAGCCCAAAGTGCTTCTGCGTCATGCCTCCAAAGGAAGATTATACCAAAAACTGCAGCCACCAGCCACTTACTCTGCATTTTAAGGTAATTACGAAATTAGAATGCTTTACAAGATTTTTCTCCAACCTCAAAAGTTTAAGCAGAAATGTCAGAGATGGATATAATCAGTTACAttcttgcaaaaaaaaaaaaattagatcaAGTCATAACCAAAAGGAGTTCCCAAAACTTCAGGTCAAGCAAGCAGGTCTGCTGCACCAATCTGATTTTTGTGAGGGAACATATCATAAATTTATAGTGCAATTTCCAGAAAGTATGATGATTCAAACGATAGAGTTAAATTTGAAAGTCTTttacacgacattacaggaaagATCACAGCTTCATGGAAGGTATTCTTTCAGTAAGCACATATAGAGGGTCAGAGAATATTAGATAGCACCCTCGATGACTTCAAATTACAAGCTTAACATTAGCTGAAAATATGTGCGAGTTTGTAGGaccaaaacccaaccaaacaacAAAATGGTAAACTAGTAGTAGTCTACTCCCTAGGATGCAGGCAGATTCtatttaaaagatttaaaattttATGTTATCACGAGAATAGATACATTATAATATTCTCAAGTTCAGTTATTCCAAAACTTAATGAGTAACTCGTCTTGAGAATCAAGGGCTTGTAATAAAATGAACCAACAATATGGTTGCAGATGCAGGACTCTATCAGGGTAATTTTACAAGGTCTTCTAATTTTATACAACTCCAGATGTTAAAGCAAAATTCAGCATCAAACATGCTCCATAAGGCCACACTAATTCCAGTTTCAGCTTAAACTTCGCGTGGACAAGCAAAAAAAGATGAATAATGAGAACTCACTACTTTGTAGCCTGGGTACCTAAACattaaactaaaattattttatttttttggctaAATGTAAGGCAATTTATTAGAGCTAGTAGCCAGAAGGTACTACAAAACACATCAACTTCTACATAAGACTTCAACTCTTTTCTGTAACATATCAGGTAAATCTAGGTATAATCAACACTATCCTATATCAGACTATAGCTTTATCTTAGAAACATTTAATTCAAACATTTATCAGCTACAAATGACAAGAATTCACCTCAATTGAATATTCAAATTAAAGAACAATATTtccctcttttctttttaaaattaacATTGTAAGCACAAAATAAATCAAGAAACGGTACGAACGGTTAAAATGGTAAGAAAGTAAACCAACCAACTTATTGAGAGTGGCGTTGAGTCCACCAGTAGCAGAAATTGAGGGCCCATCAATGAAAGCTTCTTGTTCAAAACCTCCAATTTTTACAcccactccatcatcacctacaCTGGCTTGACTTCTAACTAAATCCGCCATATTTGGATATGGGTATTTTTTATCACGGGATAAGAAAGTGAATTTACTACGGAAATTCAATTTAGACGTGGAAAATGATTTGGGTTTAGGGAATTGAATTAAGGGTGAAAAAACAAGGGTAGTTATGGTAGA contains:
- the LOC104249814 gene encoding lipid phosphate phosphatase epsilon 2, chloroplastic-like, producing MSTITTLVFSPLIQFPKPKSFSTSKLNFRSKFTFLSRDKKYPYPNMADLVRSQASVGDDGVGVKIGGFEQEAFIDGPSISATGGLNATLNKLSKWLVAAVFGIIFLWRHDAEALWAASGSVLNAWLSTVLKRILNQERPVSTLRSDPGMPSSHAQSIIYAATFCIVSMVEYFGLNGITAVISALIFAIGSYFSWLRVSQRLHTTSQVAVGAVLGFSFSVFWFWLWDAVVLKAFISHLWIRLIIVLGTAAICVSFLLYVVRYWVLEEN